One Rhizobiales bacterium GAS188 DNA window includes the following coding sequences:
- a CDS encoding transcriptional regulator, RpiR family gives MRTGITVHLNPTDRQRLLAIVDNRNSPQKHVWRARIILGTAEGLGTAMIMRTAKVSKTAVWRWQERFMDEGVDGLLRDKTRPARIPKLTDEVAVRIVALTLGEPPGETTHWTGRVMAKVAGVSLTSVQRIWRTHGLAPHRIRTFKLSNDPKFAAKVRDIAGLYVDPPAHAVVLSIDEKSQIQALDRTQPGLPLKKGRAGTMTHDYKRHGTTTLFAAFDVLDGKVTGRCMQRHRHQEFIRFLNTVERQVPAGKTVHAILDNYATHKHPKVIEWLARHRRWTFHFTPTSASWLNAVEGFFAILSKRRLKRGVFKGVVDLQAAINRFIVDHNNDPKPFSWTADPDKIIAAANRGHQVLDSIH, from the coding sequence ATGCGCACAGGTATCACCGTCCATCTGAACCCGACTGATCGTCAGCGCCTGCTGGCGATCGTAGACAACCGCAACAGCCCCCAGAAGCATGTCTGGCGCGCCAGGATCATCTTGGGCACGGCCGAGGGGCTGGGCACAGCGATGATCATGCGCACTGCCAAGGTCAGCAAGACCGCCGTCTGGCGTTGGCAAGAACGGTTCATGGACGAGGGTGTCGATGGCCTGCTGCGCGACAAGACCCGCCCCGCGCGGATCCCCAAATTGACCGACGAAGTGGCCGTGCGGATCGTGGCCCTGACCCTTGGCGAACCGCCGGGCGAGACGACCCACTGGACCGGTCGCGTGATGGCCAAGGTGGCGGGCGTCAGCCTGACTTCGGTTCAGCGCATCTGGCGGACCCATGGCCTGGCGCCGCACCGTATCCGCACCTTCAAGCTTTCCAATGATCCGAAGTTCGCCGCCAAGGTCCGTGACATCGCCGGTCTCTATGTCGATCCGCCCGCCCATGCGGTCGTCCTCAGCATCGACGAGAAGTCCCAGATCCAGGCCCTGGATCGCACCCAGCCGGGTCTGCCTCTGAAGAAGGGCCGGGCCGGAACCATGACCCATGACTATAAGCGCCATGGCACGACCACCCTGTTCGCCGCTTTCGATGTGCTGGACGGCAAGGTCACCGGACGCTGCATGCAACGTCACCGGCATCAGGAATTCATCCGCTTCCTCAACACCGTCGAGCGCCAGGTCCCGGCCGGCAAGACCGTCCACGCCATCCTCGACAACTACGCCACCCACAAACACCCCAAGGTGATCGAATGGCTGGCACGTCATCGGCGATGGACCTTCCATTTCACACCGACCTCCGCCAGCTGGCTCAACGCCGTCGAAGGCTTCTTCGCCATCCTCAGCAAGCGGCGCCTGAAGCGCGGCGTCTTCAAGGGCGTCGTTGATCTGCAAGCCGCCATCAATCGCTTCATCGTCGATCACAACAATGACCCCAAGCCCTTCAGCTGGACCGCCGACCCCGACAAAATCATCGCCGCAGCGAACCGTGGGCACCAAGTGTTGGATTCAATCCACTAG
- a CDS encoding Transposase IS116/IS110/IS902 family protein → MTDDIEWYVGFDWASETHCACLMDRAGRVVGKREVAHAGADLAELCDWLIRKTGAEPGRIGVAIETPHGPVVETFLERGFAVFAINPKQLDRFRDRFTVAGAKDDSRDAQVLGDSLRTDSRAFRRLVIDDPVRIELREWSRIEDELKRERTRLANRVRDQLWRYYPQMLQLSEDLAEDWLLALWRRVPTPAKAAKASEATIQRILKAHRIRRIEAPEVVRILRQTPLKVAAGASEAASAHIRSLAERIGLINQQLKTAERKLEQLLTRLEQAAQDQAGQDQAGQMSEQRDVTILRSMPGIGRTNLATLLAEGSEPLGRRDYHVLRTLSGVAPVTRRSGKAWMVLRRLACNRRLRNALYHWARVATQHDPVSRQRYAALRGRGHSHGRALRSVGDRLLYVACTLLRRQVLFDPDHNSLEAAA, encoded by the coding sequence ATGACCGATGACATCGAATGGTATGTCGGCTTCGACTGGGCCAGCGAGACGCATTGCGCTTGTCTCATGGACCGGGCCGGCCGGGTGGTCGGCAAACGCGAGGTGGCGCACGCGGGCGCCGATCTGGCGGAGCTGTGCGACTGGCTGATCCGCAAGACGGGCGCCGAGCCCGGACGGATCGGGGTGGCGATCGAAACGCCGCATGGACCGGTGGTCGAGACGTTTCTGGAGCGCGGCTTTGCGGTGTTCGCCATCAATCCCAAGCAACTCGACCGCTTCCGTGACCGCTTCACGGTGGCGGGCGCCAAGGACGACAGCCGTGACGCGCAGGTGCTCGGGGACTCCCTGCGCACCGACAGCCGCGCCTTTCGCCGTCTCGTCATCGATGATCCTGTGCGCATCGAGCTGCGGGAGTGGTCGCGGATCGAGGATGAGCTGAAGCGGGAGCGAACCCGCCTCGCCAACCGGGTCCGCGACCAGCTGTGGCGCTACTATCCGCAAATGCTGCAGCTGAGCGAGGATCTCGCCGAGGACTGGCTGCTGGCCCTGTGGCGGCGGGTGCCGACCCCGGCCAAGGCCGCCAAGGCCTCCGAGGCCACGATCCAGCGCATCCTCAAGGCGCACCGCATCCGCCGCATCGAGGCGCCGGAGGTGGTGCGCATCTTGCGCCAGACGCCGCTGAAGGTCGCGGCCGGTGCCAGCGAAGCGGCGAGCGCCCATATCCGCAGCCTCGCCGAGCGCATCGGGCTCATCAACCAGCAACTGAAGACGGCCGAGCGCAAGCTCGAGCAGCTCCTCACTCGGCTCGAACAGGCGGCGCAGGACCAAGCGGGGCAGGACCAAGCGGGGCAGATGTCCGAGCAGCGCGACGTGACCATCCTGCGCTCCATGCCGGGGATCGGCAGGACCAATCTCGCCACGCTGCTCGCCGAGGGCTCGGAGCCCCTGGGCCGCAGAGACTACCACGTCCTGCGGACCCTGTCCGGGGTCGCGCCGGTGACACGCCGCAGCGGCAAGGCCTGGATGGTGCTGCGCCGCCTGGCCTGCAACCGAAGGCTGAGGAATGCCCTCTACCATTGGGCCCGGGTCGCCACCCAGCACGACCCGGTCAGCCGCCAGCGCTATGCTGCGCTGCGCGGGCGCGGCCACAGCCACGGCCGGGCCCTGCGAAGCGTCGGTGACCGCCTGCTCTATGTCGCCTGCACCTTGCTGCGACGCCAGGTTCTCTTCGATCCCGACCACAACAGCCTGGAGGCCGCGGCATGA
- a CDS encoding Methyltransferase domain-containing protein: protein MSVTRNILMHVFGRPRGILGRLGGMVMARTNEDCGAWVADLLQVEPTDSVLEIGFGPGVIVRRLSKLASAGHVTGIDPSSEMVAQARGRNEISIKSGRVELLRCSVESLPFDDNTFDKALTINSMQVWPDAAAGLREMRRVLKPTARVALGFTPHSGQPNAGLTDILTAAGFMEAKVVERDKWFCALASKP, encoded by the coding sequence ATGAGCGTCACGCGAAACATTTTGATGCATGTGTTCGGCCGCCCTCGAGGGATCCTGGGACGGTTGGGCGGCATGGTCATGGCGCGCACAAACGAGGATTGCGGCGCCTGGGTCGCGGACCTCCTTCAAGTCGAACCGACCGACAGCGTGCTGGAGATCGGCTTCGGACCCGGTGTGATCGTCCGGCGCCTGTCGAAGCTGGCGTCGGCGGGGCATGTCACCGGTATCGACCCGTCATCGGAAATGGTGGCGCAGGCTCGCGGGCGAAACGAAATCTCCATCAAGAGCGGCCGGGTCGAGCTGCTGCGCTGCTCCGTGGAGAGCTTGCCCTTCGACGACAATACGTTCGACAAAGCGCTGACCATCAACTCCATGCAAGTCTGGCCGGATGCCGCCGCCGGATTGAGGGAAATGCGACGGGTCCTGAAACCCACCGCCAGAGTCGCGCTCGGCTTCACGCCTCATTCGGGGCAGCCGAACGCAGGATTGACGGACATCCTCACGGCCGCCGGCTTCATGGAGGCAAAGGTGGTCGAGAGAGACAAGTGGTTCTGCGCCCTGGCGTCAAAACCATGA